One genomic region from Nilaparvata lugens isolate BPH chromosome 3, ASM1435652v1, whole genome shotgun sequence encodes:
- the LOC120350391 gene encoding uncharacterized protein LOC120350391 — MSYMGAIGKIMEGSGLEDLWGTVYGKATVSHMMNGHAYDRCLRAFTLTVAALMNIAREQFPDIQHCFDEVDEVCRKIISGEMSTKHALENPLLLEKLNQLDECMKTIEKTSRTAKLWLQLFHTIDLALNFVYAERTGDWIMHLKCTTDMLPYFHASGHLPYAKSAHIYAQEMTKITEKLSEKELDLFINKGYFTVKRTTRYWSGTWTDMCIEQCLMRPMKSVGGLTHGRGMNESTVNKWILGTPYFIKINEALEEFLDISITYSEQHVELRKSRKLRDQADIDKFTTWFRQHNPLNKESGELVSLSSGFISDESVNCDQAYDIGCAAMKTMIALKN, encoded by the exons ATGTCTTATATGGGAGCTATTGGGAAGATTATGGAAGGAAGTGGTCTAGAAGATCTCTGGGGCACAGTGTATGGAAAAGCTACAGTAAGTCATATGATGAATGGGCATGCTTATGACAGATGTCTTCGAGCATTTACACTAACAGTAGCAGCTCTAATGAACATTGCTAGAGAGCAGTTTCCTGATATCCAACACTGttttgatgaagttgatgaagtatgtagaaaaattatttcagGAGAAATGTCAACAAAACATGCATTAGAGAACCCCTTGCTATTAGAAAAACTCAATCAATTGGATGAATGTATGAAAACCATTGAAAAGACAAGCAGGACAGCTAAGTTGTGGCTGCAGCTTTTTCACACTATAGATTTAGCTCTTAATTTTGTGTATGCTGAGAGGACAGGAGATTGGATTATGCATTTAAAATGCACAACAGATATGCTTCCATATTTCCATGCATCAGGCCACTTGCCTTATGCAAAGTCTGCACATATTTATGCCCAAGAAATGACcaaaataactgaaaaactCTCTGAAAAAGAATTAGATCTTTTCATCAACAAGGGATATTTTACTGTGAAAAGAACAACAAGATACTGGTCAGGAACATGGACAGACATGTGCATAGAGCAATGTCTGATGAGGCCAATGAAATCTGTAGGAGGACTCACTCATGGAAGGGGAATGAATGAAAGTACTGTGAATAAATGGATTCTTGGGACACCATACTTCATAAAGATTAATGAAGCATTAGAGGAGTTCTTAGACATTTCTATTACCTACAGTGAACAACATGTTGAGCTGAGAAAGTCAAGAAAACTCAGAGACCAAGCTGATATTGATAAGTTCACCACATGGTTCAGACAACACAATCCATTAAATAAGGAATCTGGAGAGCTAGTTTCATTATCATCTGGTTTCATCAGTGATGAGTCAGTCAACTGTGACCAAGCCTATGACATAGGTTGTGCTGCTATGAAGACAATG ATAGctctcaaaaattga
- the LOC111049609 gene encoding uncharacterized protein LOC111049609, whose product MSDKLTTVLAHTVLAFSSGYSLSNTEFGFSTIGLSLYFATGVMGAVIYGLEMRDRHLLRVYQDIWSASYMCGFPLIALAYNMKYDMWPMPALMAAPLFFEAYLILRGDMLDAKLIHLHHLLAGVVNIIVSMRYNFGGCFHNALYPLATIIYGETPYPTTGKRSLNWLVITSMANFLYTGIFQ is encoded by the exons ATGTCAGATAAGTTGACTACAGTTCTTGCTCACACAGTACTGGCGTTTTCGTCTGGTTACAGTCTATCAAATACAGAGTTTGGTTTTTCAACCATTGGATTAAGCTTGTATTTTGCTACTGGTGTGATGGGTGCTGTTATTTACG GTCTTGAAATGCGCGATAGACACCTTTTAAGAGTGTATCAAGATATATGGAGTGCTTCCTACATGTGTGGCTTTCCTCTGATCGCATTAGCTTACAATATGAAGTATGATATGTGGCCTATGCCTGCTTTGATGGCAGCTCCATTATTTTTTGAGGCATATTTGATCCTGAGAGGAGATATGCTGGATGCAAAACTGATCCATCTTCATCATTTATTAGCTGGTGTGGTCAATATTATTGTGAGTATGCGTTACAACTTCGGTGGATGTTTTCATAATGCTCTCTACCCTTTGGCAACTATTATTTACGGAGAAACACCTTACCCAACAACAGGCAAAAGAAGTTTGAATTGGTTGGTTATCACAAGCATGGCAAATTTTCTTTACActggtatttttcaataa